From a region of the Manduca sexta isolate Smith_Timp_Sample1 chromosome 19, JHU_Msex_v1.0, whole genome shotgun sequence genome:
- the LOC115441769 gene encoding cell division cycle protein 20 homolog — protein sequence MAQFNYLNELNSLATIDGPLTRGPLQRWAKKTNNENLNPSLSASFKNHSNVNLSSCNQSMQKLSISTNQSCNNSVLSSNKTPTRNENKKGKKTPSKNKSPGRSTTPTPNKASKTPNKADRFIPSRSNSNYDLCHYMMNREEDKTEEVVAQNAAGEAIGRALTDTEPGRLLQYTCKAPAAPEGYQNRLRVVYSQAKVPSSVKNTTRYIPQAPDRILDAPDIVDDYYLNLVDWSESNILAVALGNAVYLWNAGTGQIDQLLTLEGSETVCSVSWVQGGGSHLAVGTSNATVELWDCGRIKRLRVMDGHTGRVGSLAWNMYMVTSGGRDGNIVHHDVRQRDHAVATISGHTQEICGLKWSPDGRYLASGGNDNLLNIWPVTQGQHYSQPQYLYSFNQHLAAVKGLAWCPWSAGILASGGGTADRTIRIWNVSTGANLNTVDTKSQVCSIVWSTHYKELVSGHGYAQNQLVIWKYPLLSRVAELSGHVARVLHLALSPDGTTVLSAGADETLRLWKCFMLDPTKKKEPTDSKAAKSLLNMNSLIR from the exons ATGGCGCAGTTTAATTACTTGAATGAACTAAACAGTTTGGCTACGATCGACGGACCTTTAACGCGAGGTCCTTTGCAACGTTGGGCAAAGAAAACTAACAATGAAAACTTAAATCCCAGTCTAAGTGCTTCTTTCAAGAATCATTCGAATGTTAATTTGAGTTCATGCAATCAGTCGATgcaaaaattatcaatatctACGAACCAAAGTTGTAACAATAGTGTGTTATCAAGCAACAAGACACCGAcacgaaatgaaaataaaaagggaAAGAAAACACCTTCCAAGAATAAATCTCCAG gccGATCAACTACTCCAACTCCAAACAAAGCCTCCAAGACCCCGAACAAGGCAGACAGATTTATTCCATCAAGAAGTAACTCAAATTATGACTTGTGCCATTACATG aTGAACCGCGAGGAGGACAAAACTGAAGAGGTAGTGGCTCAAAACGCAGCAGGCGAGGCGATTGGCCGGGCTCTAACTGACACGGAGCCCGGCAGGTTGTTGCAGTACACGTGCAaggcgcccgccgcgcccgagGGCTACCAGAACAGACTTAGAGTTGTGTATTCTCAG gCTAAAGTACCATCATCAGTAAAGAACACCACAAGGTACATACCCCAAGCACCCGACAGGATTCTTGATGCTCCTGACATAGTTGATGACTATT ACCTAAATTTAGTGGACTGGAGCGAGTCAAACATCCTGGCAGTTGCTTTGGGCAATGCAGTGTATTTATGGAACGCCGGTACTGGACAAATAGACCAGCTGTTGACGCTAGAAGGCTCAGAGACAGTGTGCTCAGTATCGTGGGTGCAAGGAGGCGGTTCACATCTCGCCGTGGGCACTTCGAACGCGACGGTTGAGCTATGGGATTGTGGAAGGATTAAACGGCTAAgg gTAATGGACGGTCACACGGGGCGCGTTGGCTCGCTGGCGTGGAACATGTACATGGTGACGAGCGGCGGCCGCGACGGCAACATCGTGCACCACGACGTGCGCCAGAGAGACCACGCCGTCGCCACTATTAGTGGACACACGCAAGAG ATATGTGGTCTGAAATGGTCACCTGATGGTAGATATCTTGCGTCGGGCGGCAACGATAATCTACTCAACATCTGGCCAGTAACTCAAGGACAACACTACTCACAGCCACAATACTTGTATTCATTCAA CCAACACCTGGCGGCGGTGAAGGGCCTGGCGTGGTGTCCGTGGAGCGCGGGCATCCTCGCGTCGGGCGGTGGCACGGCAGATCGCACTATCCGCATCTGGAACGTCAGCACCGGCGCCAACCTCAATACCGTTGATACTAAGTCGCAG GTGTGTTCGATCGTGTGGAGCACGCACTACAAGGAGCTGGTGTCGGGGCACGGCTACGCGCAGAACCAGCTGGTGATCTGGAAGTACCCGCTGCTGTCGCGCGTGGCGGAGCTGAGCGGCCACGTGGCGCGCGTGCTGCACCTCGCGCTGTCGCCCGACGGCACCACCGTGCTCTCCGCCGGCGCCGACGAGACGCTCCG ACTATGGAAATGCTTCATGTTGGATCCGACCAAAAAGAAGGAGCCAACTGATTCGAAAGCAGCAAAATCTTTGCTGAACATGAATTCCTTGATTAGATAA